A window of uncultured Litoreibacter sp. contains these coding sequences:
- a CDS encoding DUF1330 domain-containing protein — MTIHAVAYIHVTNPEKMAAYREKGADALAKHGGTVIQASPELVVLEGDMSVPTLAAILAFPDRDAAMAWHNDPDLQDTHALRQGSGVSNIVLFGA, encoded by the coding sequence ATGACCATACACGCCGTTGCCTATATTCACGTAACCAACCCCGAAAAAATGGCCGCCTATCGCGAAAAAGGTGCGGATGCCTTGGCCAAACATGGCGGCACCGTCATTCAGGCGTCGCCTGAATTGGTGGTGTTGGAGGGGGACATGAGTGTCCCGACGCTCGCCGCGATCCTTGCTTTCCCCGACCGCGACGCGGCCATGGCCTGGCACAATGACCCGGACCTGCAAGACACACATGCGCTGCGCCAAGGCAGCGGCGTGTCGAATATCGTCCTGTTCGGAGCCT